A part of Terriglobia bacterium genomic DNA contains:
- a CDS encoding FtsQ-type POTRA domain-containing protein → MLRNNGPLIPDDPAASRARVPASEDLDDALDSRLLDLDAEEEPAFLRAQKRVPVRRGPLPKKAANRLKIALIVCAAAGVIVGISLLTYRYGAQSWRFRLDSSDQLEVSGIRRVSRAQIMEVMGGDIGRNVFFIPLADRQKQLEEIPWVEGASVMRLLPNRIKIDIRERTPVAFVQIGSKIALIDAHGVVMDLPAGAARKYSFPVIVGMGSAEPLSTRAARMTIYSQLIRDLDSSGAQYSQGISEVDLSDPDDVKITTSDPDGAVLVHLGSSDYLARFKTYVAHLQEWRQQVQKVRSVDLRYDQQVVVNPDESNPPPTKAAAKPKRAAKKK, encoded by the coding sequence ATGCTACGGAATAACGGTCCCCTGATTCCGGACGATCCGGCTGCATCTCGCGCCCGCGTCCCTGCGAGTGAGGACCTCGACGACGCTCTTGACTCCCGCCTCCTCGACCTGGATGCGGAAGAGGAGCCCGCATTTCTGCGCGCGCAAAAGCGCGTTCCCGTCCGCCGTGGGCCGCTGCCGAAGAAAGCCGCCAACCGGCTGAAAATCGCGCTCATCGTTTGTGCCGCCGCCGGCGTAATCGTGGGCATTTCTCTCCTCACCTATCGCTACGGCGCGCAATCCTGGCGTTTCCGGCTTGACTCCAGCGACCAGCTCGAAGTCTCCGGTATTCGCCGCGTCAGCCGCGCGCAAATCATGGAGGTCATGGGTGGCGACATTGGCCGCAACGTGTTCTTCATCCCGCTCGCCGACCGGCAAAAGCAGCTCGAGGAAATTCCGTGGGTCGAAGGCGCCTCGGTCATGCGCCTGCTGCCCAACCGCATCAAAATCGACATCCGCGAGCGCACCCCCGTCGCCTTCGTCCAGATCGGCTCCAAGATCGCCCTGATTGATGCCCACGGCGTGGTCATGGACCTGCCCGCCGGCGCCGCGCGCAAATACTCGTTCCCGGTGATTGTCGGCATGGGAAGCGCCGAGCCGCTCTCCACCCGCGCCGCGCGCATGACAATTTATTCGCAGCTCATCCGCGATCTCGATTCCAGCGGCGCACAGTACTCGCAGGGCATCAGCGAGGTGGATCTCTCCGATCCCGACGACGTCAAGATCACCACCTCCGATCCCGACGGCGCCGTCCTCGTCCACCTCGGCTCCTCTGATTACTTGGCGCGCTTCAAGACCTACGTCGCCCACTTGCAGGAGTGGCGCCAGCAGGTGCAGAAAGTTCGTTCCGTGGACTTGCGATACGATCAGCAGGTTGTCGTGAATCCCGATGAGAGCAATCCGCCACCAACGAAAGCCGCGGCCAAGCCGAAGAGAGCGGCAAAAAAAAAGTGA
- the ftsA gene encoding cell division protein FtsA: MGKQNHNLLTAIDVGSAKTCALVAEITESGLRYCGHGCVESRGFRKGIIVDLDRAVSSIQKAVQEAEDSCGAPIERALAGVAGSHIRGLNSQGGIVLGAKPREITREDVRQAVERARAIALPADRQVLHLLPQEFILDEQPGVHEPAGMMAAKLEVKVHVVTAAATATQNVVTALNRAGVHVDDTIFEALACADSVLRTDERELGVCVADIGAGSTDIVVFHEGAVAHTGAVPVGGDHFTNDVAVGLRTPLADAEKIKRLFGSAVVTRIPEANEIEVTSVGDRPSRLMSQRLLGEILEPRARELCELLRDHLRQAGVLEDCAAGTVLTGGGARLPHLTEIAESVLRKPSRIACPSPISKLPASLAEPEFATAIGMVLYGYRARLAHGPHGSDGLGAKLKALFVRRGA; this comes from the coding sequence ATGGGCAAGCAGAATCACAATCTACTGACCGCAATTGATGTGGGCAGCGCCAAGACCTGCGCACTGGTGGCGGAGATCACCGAGAGCGGCCTGCGCTATTGCGGGCATGGCTGCGTCGAGTCGCGCGGCTTCCGCAAGGGCATCATTGTTGATCTCGATCGCGCCGTCAGCTCCATTCAAAAAGCCGTGCAGGAAGCCGAGGACTCCTGCGGCGCGCCCATCGAGCGCGCCCTCGCCGGCGTTGCCGGGTCGCATATTCGCGGCCTCAACAGCCAAGGCGGTATCGTCCTGGGCGCCAAGCCGCGCGAGATCACCCGCGAAGACGTCCGCCAGGCGGTCGAGCGCGCCCGTGCCATCGCCCTGCCCGCCGACCGCCAGGTGCTGCATCTGCTCCCGCAAGAATTTATCCTCGACGAGCAACCCGGCGTGCATGAGCCTGCCGGCATGATGGCGGCCAAGCTGGAGGTGAAAGTCCACGTCGTTACCGCCGCCGCCACCGCCACGCAGAACGTGGTCACGGCGCTCAACCGCGCCGGCGTCCACGTGGATGACACGATATTCGAAGCGCTTGCCTGCGCCGACTCCGTCCTCCGTACCGACGAGCGCGAACTCGGCGTCTGCGTGGCCGACATCGGCGCCGGCTCCACCGACATCGTCGTCTTCCACGAAGGCGCGGTCGCGCATACCGGCGCGGTGCCCGTCGGCGGCGATCACTTCACCAACGACGTTGCCGTCGGGTTGCGCACGCCGCTGGCCGACGCCGAAAAAATCAAGCGCCTCTTCGGTTCCGCCGTGGTCACGCGCATTCCGGAGGCCAACGAAATCGAGGTCACCAGCGTTGGCGACCGCCCTTCGCGCCTGATGTCGCAGCGCCTGCTCGGGGAAATCCTGGAACCGCGCGCGCGCGAGCTGTGCGAATTGCTGCGCGACCATCTCCGCCAGGCGGGCGTGCTGGAAGACTGCGCCGCCGGCACGGTGCTGACCGGCGGCGGCGCGCGCCTGCCGCACCTGACCGAGATCGCCGAATCGGTGCTGCGCAAGCCCTCGCGCATCGCCTGCCCGTCGCCGATTTCGAAATTGCCGGCCTCGCTAGCCGAGCCCGAATTCGCCACCGCCATCGGCATGGTGCTCTATGGATATCGCGCCCGCCTGGCGCACGGCCCCCACGGCAGCGACGGCCTTGGAGCAAAACTCAAAGCGCTCTTCGTGCGTCGGGGAGCTTAA
- the ftsZ gene encoding cell division protein FtsZ — translation MTDNTDGIRIQFNEDARNSAKIKVIGIGGGGGNAVNRMIDAHLEGVEFMTANTDLQALEMSRAPVRIQLGVKLTNGLGAGANPEVGRKAALEDADKIIEALEGADMIFVTAGLGGGTGTGAAPIIASLASEMGALTVAVITKPFGFEGKRRMAQAERGLQELLDSVDTMIVIPNEKLLAVAQNAGFFESFRVADDILRQAVQGISDIITIPGIINRDFADVKAIMAGMGYAVMGNATGKGDHRATDAAQRAIASPLLEAGAIDGARGILINVTGSSSLKLAEVNEASTIIQSAAHEDANIIFGAVLDEKMKDEVKITVIATGFKGDNHVQRHERAISAAAAAISQARTASAYVAPRPEPRAADNAAEPQPPAEAARPGAVSPPITPRAAPQRENTSLADVKSTVKTNYEEDDLDVPAFIRKRNESS, via the coding sequence ATGACCGACAACACCGACGGAATCCGTATTCAATTCAACGAAGACGCGCGCAACAGCGCCAAGATCAAGGTCATTGGCATTGGCGGGGGCGGTGGCAACGCCGTCAACCGCATGATTGACGCCCACCTGGAGGGCGTCGAGTTCATGACCGCCAACACCGACCTGCAGGCGCTGGAGATGTCGCGCGCTCCGGTGCGCATCCAGCTCGGCGTCAAGCTCACCAACGGGCTCGGGGCCGGCGCCAATCCCGAAGTCGGTCGCAAGGCCGCGCTCGAAGACGCCGACAAGATCATCGAAGCCCTGGAAGGCGCCGACATGATCTTTGTCACCGCCGGACTCGGCGGCGGCACCGGCACTGGCGCCGCGCCGATTATCGCCTCGCTCGCCAGCGAAATGGGCGCGCTCACAGTTGCCGTCATCACCAAGCCGTTCGGCTTCGAAGGCAAACGCCGCATGGCGCAGGCGGAGCGCGGGCTGCAGGAACTTCTCGACTCGGTGGACACCATGATCGTTATTCCCAACGAGAAGCTGCTGGCCGTCGCGCAGAACGCCGGCTTCTTCGAATCCTTCCGCGTCGCCGACGACATCCTACGCCAGGCGGTGCAGGGCATCTCCGACATCATCACCATCCCCGGCATCATCAACCGCGACTTCGCCGACGTGAAAGCCATCATGGCAGGCATGGGTTACGCCGTCATGGGCAACGCCACCGGCAAGGGCGACCACCGTGCGACCGACGCCGCCCAGCGCGCCATCGCCTCCCCGCTGCTCGAAGCCGGCGCCATTGACGGTGCCCGCGGCATCCTCATCAACGTCACCGGATCCAGTTCGCTGAAGCTGGCGGAAGTGAACGAAGCCTCCACCATCATTCAAAGCGCGGCGCACGAGGACGCCAACATCATCTTCGGCGCTGTGCTCGACGAAAAAATGAAGGACGAGGTAAAGATCACCGTCATTGCCACCGGCTTCAAGGGCGATAACCACGTGCAGCGCCACGAGCGCGCCATCTCTGCTGCGGCCGCCGCCATCTCGCAGGCGCGCACCGCTTCCGCCTATGTTGCCCCGCGTCCCGAACCACGCGCCGCCGACAACGCTGCCGAGCCGCAGCCGCCCGCCGAAGCCGCTAGGCCCGGCGCGGTCTCGCCGCCCATCACCCCGCGTGCCGCGCCCCAGCGCGAGAACACGTCCCTTGCCGACGTGAAAAGCACGGTGAAAACAAACTACGAGGAAGACGATCTCGACGTACCCGCCTTCATCCGCAAGCGTAACGAGAGCAGCTAG
- a CDS encoding SLC26A/SulP transporter family protein, with product MSDTAVAPERTPGEGQAAPEKALRRPDDPAGDFWGGLAAMLVALPSAIAFGVTIYAPLGASYASQGAIAGILGTTALGLIASTFGGTKRLITAPCAPAVAVLSAFAIEMTQKGVGSSSVLLLMALVALMCGVLQVAFGLVGLGRLIKYMPYPVVSGYLSGVGLIIIISQVPNFFGVPGRYQFWQGLLTPSLWRWQSITVGAVTITVMVLAPRVTKKVPAAILGLAFGMLTYFAIGLADRSLLLLAGNKFVVGPLMGPLGGSDIGFLATAASRWRSIAGFDPHQLKLVITPALTLAVLLSIDTLKTCVVLDTLTRSRHNSNRELIGQGLGNLASTAIGGVPGAGQMGATLVNISSGGHTRLSGVSEGVLALVAFLILGTLIAWVPIAALAGILIVVGVRMFDRHSLYLLRSRSTILDFVVIVTVVVVAEAVSLIAASGVGVALAILLFLREQIRDSVVRRKSYGNERFSKQMRLPEEMAILEKRGERTAIFELQGSLFFGTTDQLYTALEPELKKRDYIVLDMRRVQSVDFTAAHMLEQIEDMLSERNGVLIFSHPPQQAPSGQDMVHYFNQVGLVRQEHHARIFEHLDAALEWIEDRILNEANLEREQEKPLEIRHIDMFRQHKEETLAALEAGTEIQRFQAGQKIFSQGDAGDTLYFIRQGSVRILMPVDGKTGHHLATFGRGDFFGELTFLDRAPRSADAVAYTDVELYVLTRQRFDLLREEHRMLALNLMEGIATAVAERLRRTDVELRYLKES from the coding sequence ATGAGTGATACCGCAGTTGCGCCCGAACGTACGCCCGGCGAAGGGCAGGCTGCGCCCGAGAAGGCATTGCGGCGGCCGGACGATCCCGCCGGCGACTTTTGGGGCGGACTGGCAGCGATGCTGGTGGCGCTGCCCTCGGCGATCGCGTTCGGGGTCACGATCTATGCGCCGCTGGGCGCGAGCTATGCCTCGCAGGGGGCAATCGCGGGAATTCTCGGCACCACGGCGCTCGGCCTGATCGCGTCAACCTTCGGCGGGACGAAGCGCCTGATCACGGCACCATGCGCGCCTGCGGTGGCAGTGCTCTCCGCGTTTGCCATCGAGATGACGCAGAAGGGCGTGGGGTCCTCGTCGGTGCTGCTGCTGATGGCGCTGGTGGCGTTGATGTGCGGCGTGCTGCAGGTGGCGTTCGGGCTGGTGGGGCTGGGACGGCTGATCAAGTACATGCCGTACCCGGTAGTAAGTGGCTACCTGAGCGGCGTGGGACTGATCATCATCATCAGTCAGGTGCCGAATTTCTTTGGCGTACCCGGCCGCTATCAGTTCTGGCAGGGGCTGCTGACGCCGTCGCTGTGGCGGTGGCAGAGCATCACGGTGGGGGCGGTGACGATCACAGTGATGGTGCTGGCGCCGCGGGTCACCAAGAAAGTTCCGGCGGCGATCCTTGGTCTGGCGTTCGGCATGCTGACGTACTTCGCGATTGGGTTGGCAGACCGGTCATTGCTGCTGCTGGCGGGCAACAAGTTCGTGGTAGGTCCTCTCATGGGTCCGCTGGGCGGCTCCGACATTGGATTCCTGGCGACGGCGGCGTCGCGGTGGAGGTCGATCGCAGGATTTGATCCGCATCAGCTCAAGCTGGTGATCACGCCGGCGCTGACGCTGGCGGTGCTGCTCTCAATTGACACGCTGAAGACCTGCGTCGTGCTGGACACGCTGACGCGCAGCCGGCACAACTCGAATCGAGAACTGATCGGGCAGGGGCTGGGAAACCTGGCTTCGACGGCGATCGGCGGCGTGCCGGGCGCGGGACAAATGGGCGCGACCCTGGTGAATATCTCCAGCGGCGGGCACACGCGGCTGTCGGGTGTGAGCGAGGGCGTGCTGGCGCTGGTGGCGTTCCTGATCCTCGGTACGCTGATCGCCTGGGTACCGATCGCGGCGCTGGCGGGAATCCTGATCGTGGTCGGAGTGAGGATGTTCGACCGGCACAGCCTGTACTTGCTGCGGTCGCGCTCGACCATCCTGGACTTCGTGGTCATCGTCACGGTGGTAGTGGTGGCGGAGGCGGTGAGCCTGATCGCGGCCTCCGGCGTAGGCGTCGCGCTGGCCATCCTGCTGTTTCTGCGGGAGCAGATCAGGGACTCGGTGGTACGGCGCAAGTCGTACGGAAACGAAAGATTTTCGAAGCAGATGCGACTGCCGGAAGAGATGGCGATCCTGGAGAAGCGGGGCGAGCGCACGGCGATTTTTGAGCTGCAAGGCAGCCTATTCTTTGGCACCACCGACCAGCTCTATACCGCGCTGGAGCCGGAACTGAAGAAGCGCGATTACATCGTGCTGGACATGCGGCGAGTGCAGTCGGTGGACTTCACCGCGGCGCACATGCTGGAGCAGATTGAAGACATGCTGTCAGAGCGGAACGGAGTGCTGATCTTCAGTCACCCGCCGCAACAGGCGCCCAGTGGCCAGGACATGGTGCACTACTTCAACCAAGTAGGACTGGTCAGGCAGGAACATCACGCACGGATTTTCGAGCACCTGGATGCTGCGCTGGAGTGGATCGAGGACCGGATCCTGAACGAGGCCAACCTGGAGCGCGAGCAGGAAAAGCCGCTGGAGATCCGCCACATTGATATGTTCCGGCAACACAAAGAGGAAACCCTGGCAGCGCTGGAGGCGGGAACGGAGATCCAGAGGTTCCAAGCAGGACAGAAGATCTTCTCCCAGGGGGATGCGGGCGACACGCTGTACTTTATCCGCCAGGGCTCGGTGCGCATCCTGATGCCGGTGGACGGCAAGACCGGGCATCACCTGGCGACGTTCGGGCGGGGAGATTTCTTCGGCGAGTTGACGTTCCTGGACCGCGCGCCGCGCTCGGCCGACGCGGTGGCGTATACGGATGTCGAACTGTACGTGCTGACGCGGCAGCGGTTTGACCTGCTTCGGGAAGAACACAGGATGCTGGCGCTCAACCTGATGGAAGGAATCGCCACCGCGGTCGCCGAGCGGCTGCGTAGGACGGACGTGGAGTTGCGGTATTTGAAGGAGTCGTGA